A single region of the Geobacillus subterraneus genome encodes:
- a CDS encoding YlaN family protein, whose product MTDGSMSYREKAYALLQADAEKIIQLIRVQMDHLTMPQCPLYEEVLDTQMFGLSREIDFAVRLGLVEAKDGKALLDRLERELSALHEAVTKKRVR is encoded by the coding sequence GTGACGGACGGATCGATGAGCTATCGGGAAAAGGCGTACGCGCTTTTGCAAGCGGATGCGGAAAAAATTATTCAGCTCATCCGCGTGCAAATGGACCATTTGACGATGCCGCAATGCCCGTTGTATGAAGAAGTGTTGGACACGCAAATGTTCGGCTTGTCGCGAGAAATTGATTTTGCGGTGCGCCTCGGCCTTGTCGAGGCAAAAGACGGGAAGGCGCTCCTTGACCGGCTCGAGCGTGAGCTCTCCGCGTTGCATGAGGCAGTAACGAAAAAGCGCGTACGATAA
- the ftsW gene encoding putative lipid II flippase FtsW, translating to MERQLWKKVLKCYDYPLITAVIMLSLFGLIMVYSSSMVTAVIRFEVPSDYFYERQKLWLIAGFIAFAIMMAIPYKVWRAERWVKLVFFASPLMLIAVAFLGHTANNATSWFRVGALSIQPAELAKLGLILYLAAAFANKRKRLAEPAKSNLFPIYYTLVICFLIAIQPDFGTAAIVFAIAMCIIVSSGLRLVLLLKQLLFFTLIGTVLSPFWLPVAGKKIFSPERVSRLYSFLDPFQYANGDGYQLVNSYLAIGLGGLKGVGLGKGIQKYGYLPESHTDFIMAVIAEELGLFGVAFTLGLLAFIVLRGLWIARRSHDAFGSLLAIGISVMIGFQTFINVGGVVGLIPITGVPLPLVSYGGTSLVLMMASLGLLVNISMFTKYEQRYKKGEKMAADRQKKGLTF from the coding sequence ATGGAACGACAATTATGGAAAAAAGTATTGAAGTGCTATGATTATCCGCTGATCACCGCGGTCATCATGCTGTCGTTGTTCGGATTGATTATGGTGTACAGCTCAAGCATGGTCACCGCTGTCATCCGCTTTGAAGTGCCAAGCGACTATTTTTACGAGCGGCAAAAACTGTGGCTGATTGCCGGATTCATCGCGTTCGCCATCATGATGGCGATTCCGTATAAAGTGTGGCGGGCGGAGCGATGGGTGAAACTCGTCTTTTTTGCATCTCCATTGATGCTGATCGCCGTCGCTTTTCTCGGCCATACGGCCAACAACGCAACAAGCTGGTTTCGCGTCGGGGCGCTTTCGATCCAACCGGCGGAGCTCGCGAAGCTCGGTCTGATTTTATACTTGGCCGCAGCGTTTGCCAACAAGCGGAAGCGGCTGGCCGAGCCGGCGAAAAGCAATTTGTTCCCCATTTATTATACATTGGTGATTTGTTTCCTGATTGCCATACAGCCTGACTTCGGAACGGCGGCGATCGTGTTTGCCATCGCGATGTGCATCATTGTTTCGTCCGGTTTGCGCCTCGTGTTGCTTCTAAAGCAGCTGCTTTTTTTTACATTGATCGGGACGGTGCTGTCACCGTTTTGGCTCCCGGTTGCCGGCAAAAAAATTTTTTCTCCTGAACGGGTATCGCGTCTTTACAGCTTTTTGGATCCATTTCAATACGCAAACGGCGATGGCTACCAGCTCGTTAATTCGTATTTGGCGATCGGGCTTGGCGGGCTGAAAGGAGTGGGGCTTGGCAAAGGCATTCAAAAATACGGCTACCTGCCAGAGTCGCACACCGATTTTATTATGGCGGTCATCGCCGAAGAGCTCGGCTTATTTGGTGTAGCGTTCACGCTTGGGTTATTGGCGTTTATCGTGCTGCGCGGGCTTTGGATTGCCCGCCGCTCCCACGATGCGTTTGGGAGTCTGCTTGCGATCGGCATCTCCGTCATGATCGGCTTTCAAACGTTCATTAACGTTGGTGGGGTCGTTGGCCTTATTCCGATTACAGGGGTGCCGCTGCCGCTCGTCAGCTATGGGGGAACGTCGCTCGTTCTCATGATGGCTTCGCTTGGCTTGCTCGTCAACATTTCGATGTTTACGAAGTATGAACAACGGTATAAAAAGGGTGAAAAAATGGCTGCTGACCGGCAGAAAAAAGGTCTGACTTTTTAG
- the pyc gene encoding pyruvate carboxylase: MRTRRIRKVLVANRGEIAIRVFRACTELDIRTVAIYSKEDAGSYHRYKADEAYLVGEGKKPIEAYLDIEGIIEIAKAHDVDAIHPGYGFLSENIQFARRCREEGIIFIGPNEEHLDMFGDKVKARHAAMKAGIPVIPGSDGPVGGLEDVVRFAETHGYPIIIKAALGGGGRGMRIVRSKSEVKEAFERAKSEAKAAFGSDDVYVEKLIEKPKHIEVQILGDHEGNIVHLYERDCSVQRRHQKVVEVAPSVSLSDELRQRICEAAVQLMRSVGYVNAGTVEFLVSGDEFYFIEVNPRIQVEHTITEMITGIDIVQSQILIADGFSLHSPEVGIPKQEDIRINGYAIQSRVTTEDPLNNFMPDTGKIMAYRSGGGFGVRLDAGNGFQGAVITPYYDSLLVKLSTWALTFEQAARKMLRNLREFRIRGIKTNIPFLENVVQHPKFLSGEYDTSFIDTTPELFVFPRRKDRGTKMLTYIGTVTVNGFPGIGKKKKPVFDKPRLPKLSEAEPIPAGTKQILDERGPEGLVRWIQEQPRVLLTDTTFRDAHQSLLATRVRTVDLVRAAEPTARLLPNLFSLEMWGGATFDVAYRFLKEDPWDRLLKLRERIPNVLFQMLLRSANAVGYKNYPDNVIREFVNKSAQAGIDVFRIFDSLNWVKGMTVAIDAVRQSGKIAEAAICYTGDILDPSRPKYNLDYYKTLAKELEQAGAHILAIKDMAGLLKPQAAHVLISALKETVDIPIHLHTHDTSGNGIYTYAKAIEAGVDIVDVAISSMAGLTSQPSANTLYYALEGTERAPEVDIYGLEQLARYWEDVRKFYQEFESGMNAPHTEVYMHEMPGGQYSNLQQQAKAVGLGDRWDEVKEMYRRVNDLFGDIVKVTPSSKVVGDMALYMVQNNLTEQDIFERGETLNFPDSVVELFEGYLGQPHGGFPKELQRIILKGREPITVRPGELLEPVDFEQIKRELYDKLSREVTDFDVIAYALYPKVFLEYAETVEKYGDVSVLDTPTFLYGMRLGEEIEVEIERGKTLIVKLVSIGQPQADGTRVVYFELNGQPREVVIRDESIKAAVVERIKADRTNPNHIAATMPGTVVKVLVEKGEKVDKGDHLMVTEAMKMETTVQAPFAGVVKDIYVKSGDAIQAGDLLIELSK, from the coding sequence ATGAGGACAAGACGAATTCGCAAAGTGCTGGTAGCCAACCGCGGAGAGATCGCCATTCGCGTTTTCCGCGCCTGCACGGAGCTTGATATCCGCACCGTGGCGATTTATTCGAAGGAAGACGCCGGATCGTACCACCGCTACAAAGCGGATGAGGCGTATTTAGTCGGGGAAGGGAAAAAACCGATCGAAGCGTACTTGGACATCGAAGGCATCATTGAGATCGCCAAAGCCCACGATGTTGATGCCATCCACCCGGGATATGGGTTTTTGTCGGAAAACATTCAATTTGCCAGACGGTGCCGCGAAGAGGGGATTATTTTCATCGGCCCGAATGAAGAACATTTGGATATGTTCGGCGATAAAGTGAAAGCGCGGCATGCGGCCATGAAGGCGGGCATTCCGGTCATCCCGGGCAGCGACGGACCGGTCGGCGGCCTTGAGGATGTCGTCCGCTTTGCCGAGACGCACGGATACCCGATCATCATTAAAGCGGCGCTTGGCGGCGGCGGCCGGGGCATGCGCATCGTCCGCTCGAAGTCGGAAGTGAAAGAGGCGTTCGAGCGCGCCAAATCGGAAGCGAAGGCGGCGTTTGGCAGCGATGACGTGTACGTTGAAAAATTAATCGAAAAGCCAAAGCACATTGAAGTGCAAATTTTGGGCGACCACGAAGGAAACATCGTTCACCTTTATGAACGCGACTGCTCGGTGCAGCGCCGCCATCAAAAAGTCGTGGAAGTCGCGCCGAGCGTCTCGCTGTCGGACGAGCTGCGCCAGCGCATTTGCGAGGCGGCGGTCCAGCTGATGAGAAGCGTCGGTTACGTCAATGCCGGCACGGTCGAGTTTCTCGTTTCGGGCGACGAGTTTTATTTCATCGAAGTCAACCCGCGCATTCAAGTCGAGCATACGATCACCGAAATGATCACCGGGATTGACATCGTCCAGTCGCAAATTTTAATCGCCGACGGATTTTCGCTCCACAGCCCGGAAGTCGGCATTCCGAAGCAGGAAGACATCCGCATTAACGGCTATGCCATTCAATCGCGGGTGACGACGGAAGACCCGCTCAACAACTTTATGCCGGACACTGGGAAAATTATGGCGTACCGCTCCGGCGGCGGCTTCGGCGTGCGTTTGGACGCCGGCAACGGCTTCCAGGGAGCCGTCATTACGCCGTATTACGATTCCTTGCTTGTTAAACTGTCGACATGGGCGCTGACGTTTGAGCAGGCGGCAAGAAAAATGCTGCGCAACTTGCGTGAGTTCCGCATTCGCGGTATCAAAACGAACATTCCGTTTTTGGAAAACGTCGTCCAACATCCGAAGTTTTTATCGGGCGAATACGATACGTCGTTCATCGATACGACGCCGGAACTGTTTGTGTTCCCGCGCCGGAAAGACCGCGGAACGAAAATGCTCACATACATCGGCACGGTGACGGTCAACGGCTTCCCGGGCATCGGCAAAAAGAAAAAGCCGGTGTTTGATAAGCCGCGCTTGCCGAAATTGAGCGAGGCGGAGCCGATTCCGGCCGGAACGAAACAAATTTTGGATGAACGCGGCCCAGAGGGCCTTGTCCGCTGGATTCAAGAACAGCCGCGCGTGCTTTTGACCGATACGACGTTCCGAGACGCCCATCAGTCGCTGTTGGCGACGCGCGTCCGCACGGTCGATTTAGTGCGGGCAGCCGAACCGACGGCGCGCCTATTGCCGAATTTGTTCTCGCTTGAGATGTGGGGCGGGGCGACGTTTGATGTGGCGTATCGCTTTTTAAAAGAGGATCCGTGGGATCGGCTGCTCAAGCTGCGCGAGCGCATCCCGAACGTGTTGTTCCAAATGCTGCTCCGCTCCGCCAACGCCGTGGGATATAAAAACTATCCGGACAACGTCATCCGCGAGTTCGTTAACAAATCGGCGCAAGCCGGCATTGATGTGTTCCGCATTTTTGACAGCTTAAACTGGGTGAAAGGAATGACGGTGGCGATCGACGCCGTTCGGCAGAGCGGCAAAATCGCCGAGGCAGCGATTTGCTATACGGGCGATATTTTAGACCCAAGCCGGCCGAAGTACAATTTGGACTACTATAAGACGCTTGCAAAAGAACTTGAACAGGCCGGCGCGCACATTTTGGCCATTAAAGATATGGCCGGGCTCTTGAAGCCGCAGGCCGCGCACGTGCTCATTTCCGCGCTCAAGGAAACGGTCGACATTCCGATTCATTTGCATACGCACGACACGAGCGGCAACGGCATTTATACGTATGCGAAAGCGATCGAAGCCGGCGTCGACATTGTCGATGTCGCCATCAGCTCGATGGCCGGCCTAACGTCACAGCCGAGCGCCAATACGCTTTACTATGCGCTCGAAGGGACCGAGCGGGCGCCGGAAGTCGACATTTACGGCCTTGAGCAGCTGGCGCGCTATTGGGAGGATGTGCGCAAGTTTTACCAGGAGTTTGAAAGCGGCATGAACGCGCCGCATACGGAAGTGTACATGCATGAAATGCCAGGCGGCCAATACAGCAACTTGCAGCAGCAGGCGAAGGCGGTCGGCCTCGGCGACCGGTGGGATGAAGTGAAAGAAATGTACCGCCGCGTCAACGACTTGTTCGGCGATATCGTTAAAGTGACGCCGTCATCGAAAGTCGTCGGCGATATGGCGCTTTATATGGTGCAAAACAACTTGACGGAGCAAGATATTTTCGAGCGCGGAGAAACGCTGAACTTCCCGGATTCGGTCGTCGAGCTGTTTGAGGGCTATTTAGGCCAGCCGCACGGCGGGTTCCCGAAAGAGTTGCAGCGCATTATTTTGAAAGGGCGCGAGCCGATCACCGTCCGTCCGGGAGAACTGCTTGAGCCGGTGGATTTCGAGCAAATCAAGCGGGAGTTGTACGACAAGCTCAGCCGCGAAGTGACCGACTTCGACGTCATCGCGTACGCCCTTTATCCGAAAGTGTTTCTTGAGTATGCGGAAACGGTTGAAAAATACGGCGATGTGTCTGTGCTCGATACACCGACGTTCTTGTACGGCATGCGCCTCGGCGAGGAAATCGAAGTGGAAATCGAGCGCGGAAAAACGCTGATCGTTAAGCTCGTGTCGATCGGCCAGCCGCAGGCGGACGGGACGCGCGTCGTCTACTTTGAGCTGAACGGCCAGCCGCGTGAAGTCGTCATCCGTGACGAAAGCATTAAAGCTGCGGTCGTCGAGCGTATTAAGGCGGACCGGACGAACCCAAACCACATTGCGGCGACAATGCCGGGGACGGTCGTAAAAGTGCTCGTCGAAAAAGGGGAAAAAGTCGATAAAGGCGACCATTTAATGGTCACGGAAGCGATGAAAATGGAAACGACGGTGCAAGCCCCGTTTGCCGGCGTCGTCAAAGACATTTACGTCAAAAGTGGCGATGCGATCCAAGCGGGAGACTTGTTGATTGAGCTGTCCAAATAA
- a CDS encoding PhoH family protein has translation MGKKIYVLDTNVLLQDPYSIFSFEDNEVVIPAVVLEEVDSKKRYMDEVGRNARQVSKLIDRLRENGKLHEKIPLENGGVLRIELNHRSFHQLQEIFVEKTNDNRILAVAKNLSLEEQAKENGRSVILVSKDALVRVKADAIGLQAEDFLSDRVVDVDHIYTGFLELYIGKDHLQRFYEKGELVLADLADHPFYPHQFIIMKDAFGSSASAIGIVDQSGKKVKKLVFHHEHIWGIRPRNVQQTMAFELLMRDDIPLVTLIGKAGTGKTLLALAAGLMQTEDLRTYKKLLVARPIVPMGKDLGFLPGEKEEKLRPWMQPIFDNLEYLFNTKKPGELDAILAGMSSIEVEALTYIRGRSLPEQFIIIDEAQNLTKHEVKTILTRVGEKSKIILMGDPEQIDHPYLDEYNNGLTYVVEKFKDQKIAGHIRLIKGERSALAQLAADLL, from the coding sequence TTGGGAAAGAAAATCTATGTGCTCGATACGAACGTATTGCTGCAGGATCCGTATTCGATCTTTTCCTTTGAGGATAACGAGGTCGTCATCCCGGCTGTTGTGTTGGAGGAAGTGGATTCAAAAAAGCGGTATATGGATGAAGTCGGGAGAAACGCCCGCCAAGTGTCGAAGCTGATCGACCGCCTGCGTGAAAACGGCAAGCTGCACGAGAAAATTCCGCTGGAAAACGGAGGGGTGCTGCGCATTGAACTGAACCACCGCTCCTTTCACCAACTGCAAGAAATTTTTGTCGAAAAAACAAACGATAACCGCATTTTGGCGGTGGCAAAAAATTTATCGCTCGAGGAACAGGCGAAAGAAAACGGACGTTCTGTCATTTTGGTGAGCAAGGATGCGCTCGTGCGCGTCAAAGCCGATGCGATCGGGCTGCAGGCCGAGGACTTTTTAAGCGACCGCGTCGTTGACGTCGACCACATTTACACCGGGTTTTTGGAGCTGTACATAGGAAAAGATCATCTGCAGCGGTTTTACGAGAAAGGAGAGCTTGTGTTGGCCGATCTCGCCGACCATCCATTTTATCCGCACCAGTTCATCATTATGAAGGATGCATTTGGCAGTTCGGCCTCGGCGATTGGCATCGTCGACCAAAGCGGAAAAAAGGTGAAAAAGCTCGTCTTCCATCACGAGCATATATGGGGCATTCGTCCGCGCAACGTGCAGCAAACGATGGCGTTTGAGCTGCTCATGCGCGACGATATTCCGCTCGTGACATTAATCGGGAAAGCCGGAACCGGAAAAACGTTGCTCGCCCTTGCCGCCGGGCTGATGCAAACCGAGGATTTGCGAACGTATAAAAAACTGCTCGTCGCCCGGCCCATTGTGCCGATGGGGAAGGATCTCGGCTTCTTGCCGGGGGAAAAAGAAGAAAAACTGCGCCCATGGATGCAGCCGATTTTTGATAACCTTGAATATTTGTTCAACACGAAAAAACCCGGAGAGCTGGACGCCATTTTAGCCGGCATGAGCTCGATCGAAGTTGAGGCGCTCACCTACATTCGCGGCCGCAGCTTGCCCGAGCAGTTTATCATCATCGATGAGGCGCAAAATTTAACAAAGCATGAAGTGAAGACGATTTTAACGCGCGTCGGCGAGAAAAGCAAAATTATTTTAATGGGTGATCCGGAGCAGATCGACCATCCGTATTTGGACGAATATAACAACGGCTTGACGTATGTGGTCGAAAAGTTTAAAGATCAAAAAATCGCCGGCCATATCCGTCTCATCAAAGGGGAGCGCTCGGCGCTCGCGCAGCTTGCCGCCGACTTGCTTTAG